The following proteins are co-located in the [Limnothrix rosea] IAM M-220 genome:
- a CDS encoding precorrin-8X methylmutase, whose protein sequence is MEWHITDAQSLSLIDQEVGEHSFSPAEYEIVRRVIYETADFDYQRLIRFSDRALQAGAAALAARSTIVVDVPMVQVGIANNLQKTFANPVYCSSETLTRPQKGRTRTAWGIETLARRYPEAVFIVGQSQTSLASLMTLINAEEIRPALVIITPANFITGDQFRLQLHDSSIPYIYINGRKGSAVVAVAIMNGLIDLSWQAYGQDVTTTS, encoded by the coding sequence ATGGAATGGCACATCACAGACGCTCAAAGCCTATCTCTTATTGATCAAGAGGTCGGAGAGCACTCTTTTTCTCCCGCAGAATACGAAATTGTGCGCCGTGTTATTTACGAAACCGCTGACTTTGATTATCAACGTCTCATTCGCTTCTCAGATCGTGCCCTCCAAGCCGGAGCCGCCGCCCTTGCTGCCCGCAGTACCATTGTTGTTGATGTGCCGATGGTACAGGTAGGCATTGCGAACAACCTACAAAAAACCTTTGCAAACCCCGTCTACTGCAGTTCCGAAACCCTAACACGTCCCCAAAAAGGCCGCACAAGGACAGCCTGGGGAATTGAGACCCTCGCGAGACGCTATCCAGAAGCGGTTTTTATCGTCGGGCAATCCCAGACATCACTAGCTAGTTTGATGACTTTGATTAATGCCGAAGAAATTCGACCCGCTTTAGTGATCATTACACCAGCAAACTTTATTACAGGTGATCAGTTTCGGTTGCAGCTCCATGACTCATCGATTCCCTACATTTATATCAACGGCCGTAAAGGCAGCGCAGTGGTGGCTGTCGCCATCATGAATGGCCTCATTGACCTCTCTTGGCAAGCCTATGGACAAGATGTCACGACAACGTCCTAG